In the Thunnus thynnus chromosome 24, fThuThy2.1, whole genome shotgun sequence genome, AATAAGAATAGGTTCAGCTGGTGTTCATCCTCCTCCAGCATGTCACTTCTTGTGTCCTTTTGAGTAGCTCTTTATCAGATAGACCGCTTCAATGGACGGCAGAGGTTACTGTCGTGGAAGAAAGTGTGCGGTGTGCTTTATCAGGAACTACACCTCTACAAGTGTGACTCTTTTTGTGTGGTTGAACATAGGATGAAGAAGAAGTTGATCCTTGATGTAGACACAGGGGTGGATGATGCTCTGGGCATCATGGTGGCCCTTGCCGACCCCAATACGGAGATTTTGGGGATCAcctgctgccatggcaacacaatGCTGGAGAACGTCCTCAAGAACACTCTCCGAGTCCTGAAAGAGTGCAACAGGCTGGATGTAAGTAGCCCTTGTACATGGTTGTATCGACTGCTTGgttgtgattggctgatttgATTTAGGGGGTTTGTTGGGGTTAATATTAGGGTTAACAACAAGGACTGGGTGACATCCCAGTACATAAGCAGTCCAGTATCTATATGCTGGTTTTCTacttttggtcattttcctgATTTAACTAAAGCTTTGGAGATATGACCCATACATGatgctactgtatataaagcCAACATATCATACTCTACAGATCCCTGTGTATCCTGGCTGCTCATGCCCACTGCTGGCCCGTAAACAATATGCTGGAGATTTCCACGGGAAGGACGGGCTGGGCGACGTCCCTGATCCAAATGCTCCAGGCCTGGAgctgctgcagaagaagaaagctGTGCAGGCCATGATCGATATTGTCAAAGAGAACCCTGGAGAAGTgagacaaacatgaagacagtcatttataaatgaataaagtgaaTGAATGATATTGACTGCATTAGatacacaagacacacacacacacaccacgccATTAAAAGatcatagaagaagaaatatgtgTTGATTTGTTGCTGCTGTCTAAAGGTGACTCTGGTGGCCACGGCCCCTCTCACTAACCTGGCTGTCGCAGTGCAACTGGACCCTTACTTCCCTCAGAGACTGAAGGCACTCTACATCATGGGAGGCAACACTGAATGTACGTTACCTGTCAATCACTTCAAAACATGCTCTCAATCTGTTCGTCTGGATGAGTCTTTTATTCTCCTTTTGTGTGATCTGCAGCCAGAGGTAACACCACAGTATGTGGAGAGTTTAACTTCGTGGCTGACCCCGAGGCTGCCTACATTGTGTTGGACCGCTACACCTGTCCCACCTACATCGCTACCTGGGAGTTCACCTGCAGAATGAGCCTGCCGTGGGTGAGGCTGAACACACAACTTGAAGatctttaaatataattatacaCAATCAGCATTATCCAAAGATTAACCCAAAGTTGGTCCAGATTGATAAAGCAATACAGTTTCAGCTAAATAACGGGGTAAAGACCTCCTTACTTTACTATATATATTAACACAGaatttatgtttaatatatcatgtgaaaataaatcaaataattccCTTTCAGAGAGCCTTTATTTGCATAGTGAAcactctctgtttttcctcctcagtcttTCTGTGATCAGTGGCTGGCCCAAGACACTGAGAAGGCAGCCTTTCTGAAAAAGATTACAGCCCTATCCTTCAAGGTAAGAGATTATAATGATATGAGGGGGGAAACATATCATTTACCTTTCTGACAATTGTCAAGAAGCATCAGAAAATGGCTGCTTTTAATACTATGTCATTAATTATAAGGTAGCAAGCATGGAACCTCAATCTCAGTAGGGTTACTATGCAATGACTATtatgcagtgtttttacagCACAACTTCAAGGTACCCAAATGATCAGAACTCCCTTAAAATTTGCTTTCTATTAAATTATGAATGTACAACATCTCACATGTGTTTACAAAGGTCTTTTTGGGGCTCAAGCAGAATGCCCCCAGCAAATTACAATTTATTACAACTAAAATCGTGAAAAGTGCAAACAAACAGGACATATTGCAGCAGATTTTGTTATGGGACTCACAAATTCAAATTTCTGGGCACCGCTGTGGTgctttcagtgtcatttgattCTGTGTCACAACATGTCTGAATGTCTCTTCATGATGTATTGTTACTGCAGAGAGCTCAGTCAAAGGACTATCAAAAGGAGATCATAGCAGGCAAAGGGTTCAACTCCTGTGACACCTACGCCATGGCTGCCGCCATCGATGACACACTCATAACAGAGAGTGAAGAGGTGAGAGACAACTGCTTTTTATCTGTTTACATTACAAAACATATCAGTTCAGATCATTTTCCAACAAATTCTCATGTTCCTCCTCCAGGTTGCAGTGTCCGTGGAGTTGGAGGGGACCTACACCCGAGGCATGATGGTGCTGGACTACATGGAGCtgctgaaaaagaaacacaaggccTTCATCATGAAGAAAATTGACTCGGAGAAGTTCAAGCAAATGTTGATGAATTCATTGAAGTAGAAAGATATTTTAACAAGCGAGAGCCATGAATTTTGTTCactaaaagaaaaagcaaagcagcatttttttcctgttttctttcatttttttcattcatttttcagcatttgTAATGGTTTTATCATTTTGTCTACAACTTGACAGGTGCATTTACAGTCAGTAAGAATTATGTGAgaagtgaaaatgtatttcattttcacGACTACATTTAGAGGTTTGGTTAAAGCAGTTTCTATATCCTCATGGGATGAGGTCTAAAAGCAAAATGAAACTTGTGGAAATAAATTGCTTCCAGACAGCCCTTTTAAGTGGTTTGGACACAAAAGggaacttgaagcctgacaagttGGATTTTCGCATGATCTTGTAATGTCATGATCTCaagaatccagctgccttgcaagctAAATGATACTGGTCTGACCTGTAAACTTGAGAGTCCAGGTGAGGGCAATACAGCCCAGTTTGACAAAGTGGATGATAAAAGGCTTTCCCAGTCAATGAATTAATAATGACATGTCCCTGCAGTCACTTGATGAAATCAATTTGAGATGGGAGTTATGGGTCATTGAATGAATAAGTGCATTAACACAATTTAGGCTCACTGCAGACTATTTCTGAACAACAATGAGCCACTCTTCAAACTGTAACTTACTAAAGTAACACTACTTTAATCAATAGTATATTTACCTGATTTGCCTCTTcgtataataaaatatttttacatcacattttaGCAGTTATAAAACTTAAGACTTTATGTAAACTTTATTGAGactaaacaaattattttgagTGTTACATTACGCTcttaaatttgttttcaaatggAAACATGGATGGTTTATCAATGCTTTTTAGAAGGCAAGAAAACAACCTTTGCATCAGGGTGTGCCTGTTGCACTAGCAATATCTGGTCTTTAAAAGAAGGGAAGTCTGCAATAACTGCTTCACTCTCAAAGCAGACAACAGACATCTATCGCTGTCCGCTCAACAGGTGAGgattttacataattttgtaatttcagACCATTTTGAAGACACAGACATTTGACATTGTGGGTATCAAGATGAGTTCAAGTACTGGGAGGGTTCATTTAAAAGTATAATCCAAAACAATAGTAATAAACAGCTATTTCTGTCATCTGTTAgcattataaaaatgtttcaaatgtctAACTGCAACTCTTATATATGTTTTGAATTGCTTAAAAAggtcttttaatttattttttcttggaaggggagggactTTGCCTCTCTATACATATACTTATTAACAGCTTATTTACAGTGGCTGAGAGAGCTCAAGGCACCacaacttaagaaaacacaggaaaatataTGTGTTGTGCATCATTTGACACACATtcttaatgcatttttaatgataaattGATAGTGTTATTAAATATGTCTCATTAGAAAGTCATACCTATAGATTAAAGGTAGATTTACTGGTAGAATTACTTATTGCGCAGTGCTCTCATTTCCTGCTCTGTATGGCAATATTTTCATACACATATACTCTGTTTCAACACGTCCTTgtacttaattaattaatcctTAGAGGCTCTGCACCTTGAACTCAAATTAATCTTTTAAGCAATAAAAGAATTATTTATAACTCCACAACCTTGCTGCATGTCACGGCAggtcaaacatttatttcatgacacactcattttgtgcaaataaacataGTTCAAAACCACAGTACGGTACTTTCCAATCTGATGTAATGGTGCAGAGCCTCTAAGGAATAATTAATTAACTACCATACTGTGTTTTGAactatgtttatgtttatttgcacaaaatgagtatataataataataataatgaattcTACCAGTAATTCTACCTTTAGTCTATAAGTATCACTTTCTAATGAGGCATATTTAATAACACTATCAATTTATCATACctgtgttttcttaagttgtGGTGCCTTGAGCTCTCTCAGCCACTGTAAATAAGCTGTTAATAAGAACAGGTTCAGCCGGTGTTTATCCTCCTCCAGCATGTCACTTCTTGTGTCCTTTTGAGTAGCTCTTTATCAGATAGACCGCTTCAATGGACGGCAGAGGTTACTGTCGTGGAAGAAAGTGTGCGGTGTGCTTTATCAGGAACTACACCTCTACAAGTGTGACTCTTTTTGTGTGGTTGAACGTAGGATGAAGAAGAAGTTGATCCTTGATGTGGACACAGGGGTGGATGATGCTATGGCCATCATGATGGCCGTGGCAGACCCCAGTGTGGAAATTTTGGGGATCAcctgctgccatggcaacacaatTCTGGAGAACGTCCTCAAGAACACTCTCCGAGTCCTGAAAGAGTGCAACAGGCTGGATGTAAGTAGCCCTTGTACATGGTTGTGTCGACTGCTTGgttgtgattggctgatttgATTTAGGGGGTTTGTTGGGGTTAATATTAGGGTTAACAACAAGGACTGGGTGACATCCCAGTACATAAGCAGTCCAGTATCTATATGCTGGTTCTCTACTTTTAGTCATTTTCCTAATTTAACTAAAGCTTTGGAGATATGACCCGTATAAGatgctactgtatataaagcCCAACATATCATACTCTACAGATCCCTGTGTATCGTGGCTGCTCACGCCCACTGCTGGCCCGTAAAATACATGCTGGAGATTTCCACGGGAAGGACGGGCTGGGCGACGTCCCTGATCCAAATGCTCCAGGCCTGGAgctgctgcagaagaagaaagctGTGCAGGCCATGATCGATATTGTCAAAGAGAACCCTGGAGAAGTgagacaaacatgaagacagtcatttataaatgaataaagtgaaTGAATGATATTGACTGCATTAGAtacacaagacacacaaacacacatcatgcCATTAAAAGatcatagaagaagaaatatgtgTTGATTTGTTGCTGCTGTCTAAAGGTGACTCTGGTGGCCATGGCCCCTCTCACTAATCTGGCTGTCGCAGTGCAACTGGACCCTTACTTCCCTCAGAGACTGAAGGCACTCTACATCATGGGAGGCAACACTGAATGTACGTTACCTGTCAATCACTTCAAAACATGCTCTCAATCTGTCCGTCTGGATGAgtcttttattcttcttttgtgTGATCTGCAGCCAGAGGTAACACCACAGTATGTGGAGAGTTTAACTTCGTGGCTGACCCCGAGGCTGCCTACATTGTGTTGGACCGCTACACCTGTCCCACCTACATCGCTCCCTGGGAGTTCACCTGCAGAATGAGCCTGCCGTGGGTGAGGCTGAACACACAACTTGAAGatctttaaatataattatatacaaTCAGCATTATCCAAAGATTAACCCAGAGTTGGTCCAGATTAATAAAGCAATACAGTTTCAGCTAAATAACGGGGTAAAGACCTCCTTACTTTACTATATATATTAACACAGaatttatgtttaatatatcatgtgaaaataaatcaaataattccCTTTCAGAGAGCCTTTATTTGCATAGTGAAcactctctgtttttcctcctcagtcttTCTTTGACCAGTGGCTGGCCCAAGACACTACGAAGGCAGCCTTTATGAAAAAGATTTCGGCCCTATCCTTCAAGGTAAGAGATTATAATGATATGAGGGGGGAAACATATCATTTACCTTTCTGACAATTGTCAAGAAGCATCAGAAAATGGCTGCTTTTAATACTATGTCATTAATTATAAGGTAGCAAGCATGGAACCTCAATCTCAGTAGGGTTACTATGCAATGACTATtatgcagtgtttttacagCACAACTTCAAGGTACCCAAATATTCAAAACTCCATTAAAATTTGCTTTCTATTAAATTATGAATATACAACATCTCACATGTGTTTACAAAGGTCTTTTTGGGGCTCAAGCAGAATGCCCCCAGCAAATTACAATTTATTACAACTAAAATCGTGAAAAGTGCAAACAAACAGGACATATTGCAGCAGATTTTGTTATGGGACTCACAAATTCAAATTTCTGGGCACCGCTGTGGTTCAGTgctgatatgatatgatgttTCTATGTCACAACATGTCTGAATGTCTCTTCATGATGTATTGTTACTGCAGAAACCTCAGTCAGAGAACTATCAAAAGATCATAGCCTATGATTTCAACCCCTGCGACGCCTACGCCATGGCTGCCGCCATCGATGACACTCTCATAACAGAGAGTGAAGAGGTGGGAGACAACTGCTTTTTATCTGTTTACATTTCAACATGTCAGTTCAGATCATTTCCCAAGAAATTCTCATGTTCCTCCTCCAGGTTGCAGTGTCCGTGGAGTTGGAGGGGACCTACACCCAAGGCATGATGGTGCTGGACTACATGGGGCtgctgaaaaagaaacacaaggccTTCATCATGAAGAAAATTGACTTGGAGAAGTTCAAGCAAATGTTGATGAATTCACTGAAGTAGAAAGATATTTTAACAAACGAGAGCCATGAATTTTGTTctctaaaatatgattttctttgatttttttcgttcatttttcagcatttgTAATGGTTTTATCATTTTGTCTACAACTTGACAGGTGCATTTAGAAGACTTATTTCATTTACCATAAAGGGTTTGATTTATTTGGTAACATGTCCATGTGAGGAAAGGGAACTTAAAGGAAGGAGGGATAgtgcaatataaaaataatatacaatgtaaaaatgagaCCTTTCCAGCTCTAGCACATTTGAATGCTGAAAACATTTGGTGAATAAAGCATGTATACTAGAGAAAACTGTCATGTGGACTTACAGTGAAGCTCCCACCTCgctgtgttttgtctatttttctAATTTCCCATCCTCCATATCAGTTAACCACGAGCAAAACGCATAAAAAGCCTGCACAAGTAGTCTGCACAAAACAAGAATGGAATTAATATAGATTTTCAGGTGGCAGTCATATGTTAAAATCTTCGATGAATGCAGTCTGAGGAGTCAAAACATTGTTATGTAacttaaataaatcacattttatcctttaaactttttttaagcATGTTTGCTTTGACCAAACAACAGCTGTGTTGTTCAAGGACAGATGCTTGTGATCATTTGTGTGTTGCATAACCTTCCCACACTTCCTTCTGTATAAAAAACAGCAGGCTGAATCTTTTTTGACAGGTAAGTTCATCTCTTTGTGCTCTGCCAGATTAATTTAGAACTGATCAAACAagtctgcttgtgtgtttgtctgtatgtagcctaactgtTTTTGTGAGTTTGCCACGTATCATAACATTTGGCAAATCCTTGTAAACTTAGTCACTGACTGGCACAAACCAGTACCTTCTCCAATCACTTccgcagcagagggaggaggacaggatgGAGGACTACCtgcacagagagcagctgcacacacacgctgtaCAGTGccagaaacaagttgtgatgaggaaaaggaaaaactatGAAATCAGGAGATAAACGGGAATAATTACCAATCGGGATGACTCAGCTCTGACCATTTAGATACACATGATAGATACACGCTCAGGTTCATAAACAAAAACCAGATATCCCTTTAAACAAAGTGATAAACTAATGCTTTCAGACCCAAGTGTATCAAAAGGGATTGTTCAGTAGGTCATCCACTAGTTTCCAGCACAGGCATCCCTCTTTCAGCATACTCACAGTTTACATGCAAAGTCTGTGACCTTGTGCACCAAGTGCACGTTATCAGAGAGTGTCAGGATTCTCTGCACACATCAAAGACCTCCCTTCAGCTCCCCTCAGCTGTCTAACAAATAGGGTGGAGTGTCTGGCCAGAGCTGATTAAGAGAAGTTTATGGATTGTACTTCACTCATTGCTGTAGTTTCTGGACTCTTGTTTCATGTTTGCTGGTTTACTCTTTCCTGTACGTCCATGAGAATGTGAGTAATcagttattattttgttattacaaTTAGTGTTGCAGTAGTGATATAGTATTGTACTGTCTCATGTATAGTGACGGGACTGGAGCCTCATTCACTCATCATGACTGGGGTCTCATGTTTGGTATTAAGTAAACCAACACCTCCTTTATAGGGATCTTCTTAAGTCGGAGCATGAAAGTtaatttttgacttttgatttgtgatttgtaacagtttcaGAAGGTgtcaaatgatgttgtcctgctaACAGGGGCTTaagatcagaaaatgctgacTGTATACACTATATGTCATTCTGGAGGGCAATTACAAGTAATATACTTATTTAgctgtttaatttggaggacttgttgaggTTGGGGGAAGAGCTAACATATCTTTCCCCCTGGAGTCCCGTGACAGGTTAATCTGACCCTGCTGCATCACTTCATTTGCCACTTAAAAATCTGAGGAGTTATTTAATGTAAGAGGAAGACATTTTTAACCACACATGGACATATCAGCATCACTTCAGTGTCTTGTAGATTTTCACATCAGCTCTGGTAACAGCTAACGAggatccaaataaataaacaactagTCGACCCCAAGAAACAATTATGGAGCAGGTGTTGACTTAAATTAAAGCCCTTGATTAATTTATGAGCTGCAGCTGCGTCTGAGTGTGCTGGAGGAtgacatttacaaatgtaaacTCACAGCCAGATGGGTGATTTGGGTCACGTTCAAAGAGGAAACTGATTTATGTTCCCGTTTGAAGACCTGGATTATTTATCATCTCTCAATTTGAAGACTATGTTGTGTGCAAAACGTGGAAATATTGAAATTTTATCATCTTCTTAATAAAaatcctccctcctcttccttttctttcagaTAAGATGAAGAAGAAGTTGATCCTTGATTTGGACACAGG is a window encoding:
- the LOC137176900 gene encoding inosine-uridine preferring nucleoside hydrolase-like, translating into MKKKLILDVDTGVDDALGIMVALADPNTEILGITCCHGNTMLENVLKNTLRVLKECNRLDIPVYPGCSCPLLARKQYAGDFHGKDGLGDVPDPNAPGLELLQKKKAVQAMIDIVKENPGEVTLVATAPLTNLAVAVQLDPYFPQRLKALYIMGGNTESRGNTTVCGEFNFVADPEAAYIVLDRYTCPTYIATWEFTCRMSLPWSFCDQWLAQDTEKAAFLKKITALSFKRAQSKDYQKEIIAGKGFNSCDTYAMAAAIDDTLITESEEVAVSVELEGTYTRGMMVLDYMELLKKKHKAFIMKKIDSEKFKQMLMNSLK
- the LOC137176969 gene encoding inosine-uridine preferring nucleoside hydrolase-like, encoding MKKKLILDVDTGVDDAMAIMMAVADPSVEILGITCCHGNTILENVLKNTLRVLKECNRLDIPVYRGCSRPLLARKIHAGDFHGKDGLGDVPDPNAPGLELLQKKKAVQAMIDIVKENPGEVTLVAMAPLTNLAVAVQLDPYFPQRLKALYIMGGNTESRGNTTVCGEFNFVADPEAAYIVLDRYTCPTYIAPWEFTCRMSLPWSFFDQWLAQDTTKAAFMKKISALSFKKPQSENYQKIIAYDFNPCDAYAMAAAIDDTLITESEEVAVSVELEGTYTQGMMVLDYMGLLKKKHKAFIMKKIDLEKFKQMLMNSLK